In the Candidatus Poribacteria bacterium genome, TCGTCGAGCAGGAATGGGCCGGGGATGAGGATATGGTGGGCACAGTCACGCTGGTATACGATCATAATGTCCGGGAGATCAACGCCAGGCTCACCCACATTCAGCATGAGCATTACAGGCATATCATCTCCACCCTGCACGTGCATCTCGACAGGGATAACTGTCTCGAAGTGCTGGTGATCAGAGGCAAGGCGAGTTTCATACAGAAGCTGGCTGAGAAGCTGATAAGCACCCGTGGGGTTAAACATGGTAAGCTGACCATGACCACAACCGGTAGGGAGCTTGCTTGACCCATCTACCTGGGAGAGCGCTTCCTCTTTCCCTTCATGCTTAGAGGCTTGAGGTTATCCCATCCGCAGTTGAGACAGAACGCCTCCGTGCTGCTGAGAAATCTGATCTCCCCCCCACATCTGGGGCATTTCGTCATGGTTGATATCCCTTCCATATCTATCTCAAGCCTTTTCTCCTCGACATCCAGGGCGAAGGAATGACCGCACGTGCATATCATCTCCTGTTTGCCGAATCGCTCCAGATATCTTATGATCTTCGCCACGTCCGTGATCCTCACCCTGGGGTTGAATATGGGTCTGCCGCATTTAGGGCATCTAGCGGGAATGAATCCTTTGCCTATGATCTCGTTTCTCTCGCCTATCTCAACCGGCAGGCCTAGGGAATTTGTCACGGCAGTTATGGGATGATTTCCCTTTTCTATCAGCCTCTGAACCAGCTCATCTTTCAGAAGCCCCTTGAAGGTCTCGCCGGTCAACACAACCTGCTGTGGAAGTATACCGAGCGACTGGCTTTTCTGGATATACTCTGCGATCCTATGCCTTAATGCTCCCATAGCGTATTTCATTCTAACACAAGCAAGCGGTCAAAGGCAAGTGAATTTGTTTTTGTCAACCGAAAAGAGGCCCATTTGACAATCGAAAAGGAGTCCACCCCCTCAGGCCTCATTCCTCACCTCTTCCTCCCTCCTCATCCTCTGACGGAACCTATATGACTCTCCGACAAACTCAAGTATATGGGCTCTATACGTCAGCCTGTCCAACAGAGCTCCCGTCAACCGCTCATCTCCAAATACTCCCG is a window encoding:
- the nikR gene encoding nickel-responsive transcriptional regulator NikR, which produces MAIVRFGVSMDERLLRQFDDLIERKGYGNRSEAIRDLIRDYIVEQEWAGDEDMVGTVTLVYDHNVREINARLTHIQHEHYRHIISTLHVHLDRDNCLEVLVIRGKASFIQKLAEKLISTRGVKHGKLTMTTTGRELA